From the genome of Aerococcus sanguinicola:
GGAGAGGGCGCGCGATCCCACGCCACCTGCCCGGACCACCCGGGATCCTTCTGGCAGGTCTTCTTCGTGGTCAATCTCCACATAGTCTTCCGTTCCGTAAGCCTTCTTGGTGAAGTGGAGCATGAGGCGGACACTGACCACGCTGCCGACAACGGCTCCTAGGTTGCCAATCAGAGCGGCTGTCGCTGAGCCTTCGAGCGGGATCGCCAGGACCGTTGCCGTCACAATCAAGCCCATCCCAAATGACGTCCCGATATTCGTCAGGGCCGGCAATTGGTATTTTTTGAAATAACGTTTGAAGTTATCCTCCTTGGCCAAGGTTAGAACGGCTGGATTGTCTGACATATAACAGTTGAGCACGCCCAAGGAAGAAGCCCCTGGCATGTCATAGATGGGGCCAATTAAGCGCGACAAGAGTTTGTCGATTAAAGCTACGAAACCAAATTCTGAAAAGAGCGAGGACAGGGCACCCGTCACCACCGAAATGGCCATCAAGAAAAAGCAAGTATTCATGAGCAGGTCATAAGCCGTCGCCATAATCGTCGACAACATATTGACCACACCCATCCGCCAGCCAATCGCCCCAAATATTCCAAAGAAAACAAGCACAAAGAGAACCGGCTCTAGGCCGATCGCCTTTTTATATCGATAACGTTTCACCATTCCACTCCTTACCAGCTAAATCGTCACATAAAACTTTTCCCATTATAGCACAAAATTCTAGGCCTAGAGATAAGAAAAAGACGCCACAAGTATTGAGACGCCTCTCCTCTAAACTCTAACGACTAGTTCTTAAAGAAGGAAACCACCTTGGCCTTGTCCAAGGCGCGAGCCGTTTGGTAACCCAACTCAAAGTCAACCATACCATGGACAATCCCACCCAGGCCAACGAAGACAAAGAGGGGCGTAAAATACCCGGCTGCTAGAGTCCCTGCCCCCAGACCTGTCACCAAGTAGACAACGACCA
Proteins encoded in this window:
- a CDS encoding CD0519/CD1768 family membrane protein, with protein sequence MVKRYRYKKAIGLEPVLFVLVFFGIFGAIGWRMGVVNMLSTIMATAYDLLMNTCFFLMAISVVTGALSSLFSEFGFVALIDKLLSRLIGPIYDMPGASSLGVLNCYMSDNPAVLTLAKEDNFKRYFKKYQLPALTNIGTSFGMGLIVTATVLAIPLEGSATAALIGNLGAVVGSVVSVRLMLHFTKKAYGTEDYVEIDHEEDLPEGSRVVRAGGVGSRALSALLDGGKNGVEMGMAIIPGVVVVCTMVMLLTHGPGPDGIYTGEIGQGVPFLPWVGEKLSFILTPIFGFSNPEAISVPITALGAAGAAVGLAAKLVESGLANGNDLAVFTAMCMCWSGYLSTHIAMMDALDTQEMTGYALFSHTIGGLVAGAAAHFIYILVV